TACCAGGCCGTCAGCCACACCGAACCGGGAAACCTGGCCGAGCGCATCAAAGATTACGTCGCCAAAGAAGCAGTTGACCTTATTGTCGTCTGTCGGCAGGGTCATTCCGATCTCAGCAAGGAAGAAAAAGTACTTCAGAACCTGGTGACCGAACGATGTTCCCTGTTTTTGGTCAAACCGGGCAGCGGGCAGCCGAAATTGACGAAAATCCTGCTGCCCCTCGATGGTTCGATAGTATCCGAAAACGCGGTCCCCCACGTGATCCGCCTGGCTCAGATCACCAAAGCCGAAGTCCTGCTGCTTTCGGTCAACGGATATCCGGAGATCCCTTCCGACCGCCCCCCAGCCGCCAAGCCGAGCTGGGAGGAGTACGCGCTCATCCTGATGAAAGAGGTGCGCGAGCAAGCCCGGGAATACCTTGGACGGGTTGCGGCGGATTGCCAGAAAGCCGGTGTCACTACCAAGACAACCGTCGTATTCGGCGGTATCGCCGAAAGCATCGTCAGGGTTGCCGAAGAACACAAGGCGGATGCCATTGCCATGGCGACGCACGCCCGCACGGGGATCGACCGGTGGGTCTATGGCAGCGTTGCCGCGGCGGTGAGTTCAGCGACGACGTTGCCGATGCTGCTCGTCCGCGAAACCGAACGCTAATCTATTTATCGGCGGAGAAATTGAGCAGACAAATTAGAGTCGTTCCAGCATTGTTGACCGATGATGTCTCTGCGCTAAACCAGATGGTCAAAGCCATCTCGAGCGCGGTGCAATGGGCACAGGTGGACATTATGGACGGCCAGTTCGTACCGTCGAAGAGCATCGGCTGGCAGGAAATAAAGGCGGCTAAACCAAAATTCGATTGGGAAGCCCACCTCATGGTGAAGGAACCGGAGTCCTATTTTTCAGGATTTAAATCGGCGCGCGCCCGCCGGATTATTTTCCATTTTGAAGCGGTGACCGACCCAAAAGTCACAATTGATACGGCCAGAAAACTGGACCTCGATATCGGAATGGCGCTGAATCCGGGTACCCCGGTTTCGGCCGTCGCGGAGTACCTGCCGCTTCTCGACAGCATCTTGATAATGTCGGTGATACCCGGTTTTTATGGGTCGAAGTTTATTCCGGAAGTGCTCGATAAAGTAGGCGAGATCAGAGCGATCAGACCCGAAATCCCAATCGGTATCGACGGCGGAATCAAGGAGAGCAATATCCTGGAAGTCGCGGCCAGCGGAGTTGGTGATATATGCGTAGGGTCGGGGATATTCCTCAGCGCCGATCCTGCGGCTTCCTGGCGGCATCTTCAGACGCTTGTCGATGCAGTTGATGCCTGAGGAACGCTAGAGATTCCTCAAGGCGGAACGCTCGATCTCGATTATCTTTTCCAGGCGCCGGCGGTAACGGGGCTCATCGCGAAAAGAGGCGCACAAGAAAGCTCGCGAGATTTCCAGAGCAAGCGACAACCCCAAAACCCTGGCTCCCAGACACAGCACGTTCATGTTGTCGTCCTCGACCGCCTGACGGGCTGAATACGTGTCATGGCAGACTGAAGCCCGGATGCCGGGTATCTTGTTTGCCGCGATGCAAGCTCCGGCGCCCGAGCCACAGATGAGTATTCCTCTCCTGGTGTTACCTGAGTTGATTTCCCTTGCGACCTTTTCGGCGTAGTCCGGATAATCGTCATCCTGGAGGAATTCGTGCGCGCCGAGGTCGATGACCTTGTGTCCATCACCCTGAAGCAAAGGCACGAGCATTTGCTTCAACGCAAAGCCACCGTGGTCGGCGGCGATAACGACGTTAGGCATCGGATTGTCCTGACAGTTTTAATGCTGCTTCAACAACGTCAGCAGCGGTAAACCCCATTTGCTCCATTACCACGTTGCCAGGCGCCGAGGCGCCGTAGTGGTCCAAGCCGATGATAACGCCGCGGCACCCGGCGTAACGTTCCCATCCGATAGACCGCCCTGCCTCTATGGTCACCCGGCGCCAAGTTTGGGGAGGCAGCACTTCAAGTTTGTATTCTTCAGATTGGGCTTCGAAAACCTCCCATGACGGGAGCGACACGACCCGAGAAGAAATCCCCATCTCTTTGAGTTTCTTGCCCGCCTCCAGAGCCGGATGAACCTCTGAACCAGTTCCGATGATTATCACTGTTGGTTTGGCGTCGGCTTGCCAAAGGATATAGCCTCCCCGGCGCGTTAGGCTGGCGTTGCTCATGCCGGAGCGGTCGATAGGCGGCAATTTTTGGCGGGTGAGCACTAGCGCTGTCGGACCGTTGTGACGCTCGATTGCCATTTCCCAGGAAACCGCGGTTTCGGCGGCGTCCGCCGGGCGCAGCGTCACCAGGTTGGGAACCGATCTGAGTCCGAGCGCCTGTTCGACCGGTTGATGCGTCGGCCCGTCTTCTCCCAGTCCGATCGAATCGTGAGTGTAAATGAAAATGACCCGTAACTCCTGGAGGGCTGCCAGGCGGACGGAGGGGCGCATGTAGTCATAAAACGCGAGAAATGTCGCGGCATAAGGAATGATCCCGCCGTGCAGCGCAATGCCATTGGAAATGGCGCCCATGGCATGCTCGCGAACGCCAAACTGGAGGTTCCGGCCGGACCGGTTTTCGGCCCCGAAAAGGGTATCGAAATCGAGGACCGTCTTTGTGGAGGGAGCCAAGTCCCCGGAACCACCGATGAGGTTTTCAACCTTTTTGCCGATGACGTTCATTACCTTGCCGGAAGCCTCGCGGGTTGCCAGGGGCTTATCCGTGGATTTGAACATTGCCTCGATGCCCTCATTCCATCCTTCAGGCAATTTGCCATCAATGAAAGACTTAAACTTTGCCGCTTCCTCCGGATAGACGGCTCTGTACGCGTCGAAGCTACTTTGCCATTGTGCCTGCCTCGATTTTCCGGCATCGACAGCGGACATGTTTCGCCTAACTTCTTCAGGAATGAAAAACGACTCGGTGTAAGGCCAGCCAAGGTTTTTCTTGGCGGCGGCCAATTCGGCTTCGCCCAGTGCTTCACCGTGGGCGGCACCCGAGTTGGCTTTAGTCGGGGCCCCATACCCGATGACAGTCCGACAGATAATGAGTTTCGGTTTTTCTATCTCTGCATGGGCTTCAGCCAATGCGGCTTCAACCTCGTTGATTTCCATGCCGTTGATCGGGCCGATAACGTGCCAGCCGTAAGCCCGGAAGCGAGCGCCGACATCTTCGCTGAAATAATTGGAGGTATTGCCCTCGATGGTGATGTTGTTATCGTCGTAAAGATAAATGATCTTACCCAGCTTGAGCGTACCGGCCAGGGAAGCCGCCTCGGCAGAGACTCCCTCCATTAAATCGCCGTCGGAACAAATGGCATAGGTGCGGTGGTCGACAATAGCACCATCGGGCTTATTGAACTGGGCGGCCAGCCAACTCTCGGCGATAGCCATGCCGATGCCGTTGGCGAAACCCTGTCCCAGCGGACCTGTTGTCGCTTCCACACCGGGTGTCAGACCATGCTCCGGGTGCCCCGGCGTTTTCGAATCCCATTGCCGGAACTGTTTGATTTCATCCATGGAAAGGTCGTAACCGGTAAGATGGAGAAGTGAATAGAGAAGGGCTGAGGCGTGTCCGGCGGAGAGAATGAACCGATCCCGGTCGCACCATTCAGGATCTGAGGGATTGTGCTTGAGATACTTTTGCCATAGGACGTAGGCCATGACCGCGGCGCCCATGGGCGCTCCCGGGTGTCCCGAGACCGCTTTTTGCACCATGTCAGCGGAAAGGAAACGTATGGTGTTTATCGACAACTGGTCCAGGGAACTGTTATTCATGATTTTCCTTTACGGTTGATCGATATTTATGGAGCCCGAAAAAATTATAACGCCAACGAACTAAACACGGTAACCCAAACCAGCCTGGGGGCTAGTCGGGGTTGGGAGTGCCGTCCGGATTGTGCAGTTCCATGAGACGGGTGTACTGGGGTAGCAGGGTTTCCTTATAAAGGTCTTCCAGTTTGGTGAGCAGGTTCTCAGGATCGGTGTCGTAAGTCACGATAGCGCCGGTGTTTTTGTTTATCATCCGGATGATATCCGACAGATGATCGGTGATGCCGCCGGTGCCTTTAAGAATACCGATGATCTTGCCTTCATCGAAGGCAATGGAGAATTCGCCGAGAGTCCCCGAACGGCCGCCGGCAAAGATGACGACATCGCACGACCGGATGTTTTCAATCTCGCGGCCCATGAGACCGCTGCCGGTGAACACAATGGCCCGGTAGCCCCTGGTGGGGGACAGGTATTTGGTGACATGTTCTTCGAGGTTAAGCGCCGGCGAGACGCCGACCACGATGCCGTCAGATTCAAACGCGCCGAGAACCGTTTCATGGGGCATGCCTGGCGCCGCCCCGGTAATCAGGACGTAACCGCGCCGTGCGATGCAGCGCCCCAACTCCCGCAGCTTTGCTTTGATTTCCTCGGCGATGAAACCGCCCGCGGAACCCATAATACCGACTGTCATGACCGGGAAAGGATATTTATGAGCGTCCAGGGTAACGGCGCAGCTTTTCGTTTCCATAAAACCTCAACGAGCAAGTGAGAGTATTTTACAGAAATCTGGAAGAACAAGCCAACGAACCGTCATTTCGAAGCCCAACGCCCGGTCTCAGGTCAGCTGAGAACTATTCGGTCAGCTTTACAGCTTCGGTGATAACTTGCCGGGCCTTTTTGAAGGCGTTAACCACTGCTGGATCGAACTGACTTCCGGCGCAACGCTCGATTTCACAAGTCGCGAAATCCACTGTCATAGCGGTGCGATAAGGCCTGGCTGAGGTCATGGCATCGAAGGTGTCGGCCAATGCCAGAATGCGGGCGCCCAGCGGTATGCCTTCCCCTACCAGCCTGTCCGGGTAGCCTTGCCCGTCCCAGCGTTCATGGTGATTGCGGACCATGGCGAGGACGGCTTCGTCTTCGACAACCGGCTGCAGGATACGTTCCCCGACGGCCGGATGGCGTTCCATTTCAGCCCGCTCCTCGGGGTCGAGAGCGCCTGGTTTGTGCAAGATGGTGCTATCGATGCCGATCTTACCGATATCGTGGACCTTGCCCGCCAGCCGGAGACGCTCCATTTCGGCCTGGGGCAGCTCCAGTTCGATGCCGATACCGACGGCTATCTCTGAAACGCGCTCGGAGTGGCCCGCGGTGTAACCGTCCTTAGCGTCAAGGGCGTAGGCCAGGGAAGTGATGGCATTAAAAAACGAAGACCGGATTTTTTGAGCCTGGTATTCCACTTTGGTTTCAAGGTCGTGGCGATATTCGCGATTTTCCAGTTGAAGGCGGCGTTTATCCAGGGCGCGCCAGATAGAGAACAAGACCTCATCGAGTTTGAACGGTTTTGTCAGGTAGTCATAGGCGCCCTGTTTCATGCATTCGATCGCTGTTGCAGTTTCGGTCACGGCCGTGGCAATGATCATGGCTGTATCCGGATACAGGTTCTTCACATCGCCTAGCAGTTCCATGCCGGTCCTGCCGGGCATTTTCATATCTGAAACGATCAGGGCAATATCCGCATTGCGTTTAAGAACGTCAAGGGCTTCATCGGCACTGCCGGCTTCGAGACAGGCGTAGCCCTCGATGGCCAGCTTCTGGTGCAACAGTCGCCTTACTATCGGTTCGTCATCGACCACCAGTACAGTCTCTTTGGCTTTGGTGCTTTCCATCCTACAAACCCGCAACAGCTTTTTGAATTTTTTCTAATAGTTCTGCCGGGGCGAAAGGCTTGGGCAGGGTGATGCGCCCAGTTCCGGCCAGGAATCTGGCAGTCTCTCCGGAAGCTACGTCTCCAGTCGTGAAAATGACGCCTTTTGACAGGGGCGAATCGTGTTCGAGAATCCAGGAATAAAGCTGTTCACCGTTCATGTTCGGTGTCCTGACGTCTATCAGACACAGGTTGAATTTTTCGACAGACAATTGCCGGATGGCCTCTTTACCATCTGCCGCCAGGGCGACGTGGAAACCTCTGGGTGTAAGCACCCGCAGGCATACTTGAGCAATCGCGGGCTCGTCTTCAACCACCAGAACTTTTATCGCCGGGTTTTGGTTTTCGAGAATGAGCGGTTGTTCCAACTATCCTGCTCTATTAAGATTCGTATTAAAATAACACAAGATGACATAATAGGCAACAATCCCGAATAAGAATATAGTACTGTTCACCTAATCAATTTTTATCTGCAACAACCTGCCTAGCGTTCCGAAGGATGTTAGCCAGTCTTTGAAGGCCGGTTTGTCCTTGCGCCCGATGTAGATGTTTTGGAAAATGGCGAAATAAAGGTTTTGGACTCGCCACAGGTTGGGGAATAATACAAAATCGTTAAACAACTCGAGCAATCCGATGGCTCTGGTCATTTCCTCCGGATCATCGGGAGCATCGATAAGCGCCAGTAAAATGTTCTCCAGCTGCCCTGACAGGTAATACGAAACAGTCTCGCGTTCCGGTGAAATGCCCCACAACTTCATTTCATTCAACAGGGCTTCGATAGTCTCAAGGTCGGGGACGTCGGCCTGGAGGGCATTTTTAAGGTCCATTCTGAGCACGAATTCCGCCGATGTTATGAACTGGGGCGGAGCTGTTTGTCCCAGAGAGTGCAGGAAGCGCATTGTTTCACGATGCCTTGAATAGATCGTCCGGTAGGCGGTTTCCGCTTCTTTCAAGGTGCCTGCAATGATACCGTCGACGATAATCGTGCGCTCATCTCCGAAAAGATGGCGTAAATCGAAAATGTGTCCGCCGAACCGGTTGTCCAGGAATTCACGGCAACCGGCGCAGTCTGTCGGGACGGCGAACGATTTCAATTCGGATAGCAAATCAGCATAAACTTCAGGTGATTTGTATGGTTCCAAACCGACGGCAACCTGGTGGTCTCCCCAGAGCATGGCCCCAAAAATGAACCGTTGTGTCTCCAGGGTCACCGTTGAAGATATCTCTATGTCTCCGGACGAGATGCGCTGCCTGTCATCCCCAAATTGTTTTAGATCATTGATGGTCGCCGAAAAAGTGTAAAGTCCGGGTTCAGACAGTGATCCCTTGAATAACGTACTGATGGCAACATTCGCCGCCGCATCCTTGAGATCGCAGATCAGAGGCCGGACCTCCCGTTCAAAAATATCCCAACCGCTTCCGATAGACCGGTCATTGCTCTGGGCGGTCTCCAAGATATTCAAAAACTTTTTTTCAGGGGTTTTAGAAAACAGCTGATTTGCCAGTTGTAAGACTCGACCGGCTTGCTTCATCACCAGTATCGATTCAAGGCCGCCGATGTCGTCGAAAAACCAACCGCAGCTGGTGTAAATAGCCATCAGGTGTCGCTGGAGTTCCATCAATCTCAGGACCCGCACTTTTTCAGAGGATGATAGTTCCTTCAAGCTGTATTGCTTCAAAAAAGCATCGACCACGCCCGGGTTTCGATCAGCGATAACCTCTTGATAGGCATTCCGAGCCGCCCACGGGTCGGCCAGGAACTGCCCGGCATCCTTTTCAAACATGGGGTTCAGGCTGTCCCGAAGCAGGTCCATGGCTTTTCTTAAAGGCTCGCGCCAATGCTGATTCCAGTCCGGGTGGAACCCCGTTGAACAGCAGCAACCGCTTCGCCACCGCTCCACACCGTGTTCGCAACTCCACGACGAGTTTTCGATAATTTCCACTTCTGCGGCAGGAGGATGATTTTCGAGGTATTCGGCCATATTGGTGATTTTAATGCCAAGTCCGCTTAGCTTATCGAAGGCATAAGCCAGAGCCATTTCGCCGAAACGGCGGTGGTGGCCATATGTTTCGCCATCGGTGGCGATGGTGATCAGGGCGGGAACTGAACCTTTACCGTAGGCTTCCAGGATACGGTTGGCAAGCAGATCGCCGTTTTGGAGCAACGATCCGAAGGCTACACCTTTGGATAACTCGGGGTGATAGAAGAAAATCGACATTGAACGCCCCGACGGCATACGGCAAATATAAGGCTGGTTGGTGTCGATAACGCCCCTGGCAGGATGCCATGAGCCCCGCGGGTCTTTCACCCGGGAAGCTTGATGCGGAGCGAGCACGGTGAACTTGATACCATGGCTTGACATAATATCCAGGGTTTCAAGATCCACCGCCGTTTCCGGGAGCCACATGCCTTCCGGTTGCCGCCCGAAACGGCGCCTAAAGTCGGAGACGCCCCAGATGACCTGGGTCTCCTTATCGGGGCGGCTAGCCAGAGGCATGATAATGTGGTTATAAGCCTGCGCAAGGGCTGAACCGTGACCCGAATATTCGGGGGCGTTCTCACGGTCAGAATCTGTGATTGCCGTGTAAACTTCCGGGTGATTGGCTTCAAGCCACGTTAAGAGCGTAGGCCCGAAATTGAAGGAGAACCTCGAATAATTGTTCACGATCGAAACAATCTGATTCGATCCGTCGAGGATCCGGGCTGCAAGGTTGACCGCATAACACTCGTCGGTAACGCGTTCGTTCCAGTCATGGTATGGAGCCGCCGATTTTTCTGTCTCCACGGCTTCCAGCCAGGGATTTTCCCGAGGCGGTTGATAGAAATGACCGTGGACGCATAGGTACCTGGCAGGTGAATCAACCAATGTCAATACCTGCCTTCAGCGTCCCAAGTCTTCGAGACATCATATCCGGGACATTACTTCGTTTTCTCAAAGCGTCGATTTCTCTCAAGAATGACTCGACTTGCGGATCAACTTCGAGTCGTTCCAAGGACAACGGCGTCCGGCGCCGCCAGTTAGGATGTTGGGCGCACGTACCAGGAATGTTCTGGGCCTTCGTCGAACCACCCAGGTCATCAACGTTGATCAACATAAACTCGACATCGCTCGAAGCCATCACGCGGCAGATGGCTTTGTAAACCTCCATCGGCGAGTGATTTTGAGAAGGAATCAAATTTCGTTGATAAAGGCAATGGGACAGGATTTCTTTACCAACAACTCGCCGTCCGGCTTCGATCTTGGCTCTTTCATCACTGAGAACACCGCACTCCCGTCGCTCCGAGATATCCGTCATTTGCCAGAAGCTGGCGAATGGGTGCATATCGTGAGTGTTGACGGCCGCGACCGCACTGACGGGTATGGTGTCGAGGCAGTTGTCATTGCCAGCCAACATCTCATACTGGGCGATATAACTTCGTTTGAGATTGTGGCGCTGCATTGACCGCCGCACTATGCTTGGCACGAGCCCGAGATCTTCACCAACAATCACTGCATTTGCCCTCAGTGCCTCCAGGCAGAGGATAGCATACATCTCTTCGGCCGCATAACGAACGTAGACGCCCTCTTTGGCGCCGGTCCCCTCGGGGATCCAATAGAGGCGGTGCAGGCTCATGACGTGATCCAGCCTCAACATGCCCGCCACCCTGAGGTGATGCCGAACGACGTCTATGAAGTAACGGTATCCGGTCTCTCTCTGACGTTCCGGATGGGGAGGGGGAAAACCCCAGTCCTGACCACCCGGGAAAGCGGCGTCGGGCGGCGCGCCGACGCTTGAGCCAAAGGCAAATATCCCCTGGTTTTTCCAGACGTCATAGCCCTCCGGATTGCACCCCAGCGGCAGGTCAAGGTAAAGAGTTTGTCCATTCTGCTTCGATGTATCCGCGACATCGCGGATTTGCTCCCATGCTATAAATTGGGCGTATAAGTGGTAATGCTCTATCGTGGGATCGATCGCCCAGGCGTCCAGAGAACCATCCCGGATCTCATCCGGCCACTCCCACCAGGAACTTTTATGCTTTTCGGAGACCGCACGGAACCGGGCGTATTCTTCGATCTCGGGGCACTCCTGGAGGAATTGCGTGAACAATTCGCGTCTTGATTCCGATTGGGGTCTTTTGAAAAAACACTCGGCTAAAATCTCAAGGACGCTACGTTTCAAATCAGCCAGCCGGGCATAGTCCACCATGGTTTCGCCCCGCTGTTCTGCAAGCGCATTCCGGAATTCATCTGTGTCCACGAAGGCCTGAGCCTCTGGGCAATGAACCAATTCAGGCACAGCAGCGACATCGATGAAAAATTCGTTCCAGAACAGGCGGCTGGCGGGAGAGTAGGGACTAAGATTGAAATGTTCTCTGTATAAGGCAGGCAACAGCGGGAGCGTCGCGGTGAAGCCGCTGCCAAGCAGGGTGCTCCACCTGGCTAATTTGTTAAAATCGGAATAGTCGCCCGCGCCCCAATTGTTTTTTGAGTGAAGGGCGTAAACCGGGCAGAAAAGCCCCCACTTCCGACGTTTTCCAGAGTATTCAGGCGCTTTTCGCGGCGCGGAGATTATGGTCGCCGAAACCGTTTCCTCCGGCAGAATAAGGGATAGACGGTGATAACCGAAGGGCAAGCGCTGCCTCAAAGGAAGGCTCAAAAAATGGAAGGTATTCTCGGTTTTGTCTTTTGTCTGCATCTCGAATCGAGAAAGCTCAGTCCAACTAAACCTTCGGATTTGAGCGTTTTCCAATTCCAGCACCAGCCCGACGGTTGCGGGTAAAGGGTGGTGCAGCCGGATCCGCAGGATCGGCAGCCTGCCTTCCCACGCTAATATAACTGGTTCGATGATTCTCCGGGACCTTTTTGATTTAAGCTCGTTGAGCGCGCTGGCAAAATTCGTTTCTCCCGCTACGGGAATTCCCAAAGCACCCACAACCGCCAGCAAGGTTTGGGTAGAGGCGTTCCGGACCCGGCCGCCCATGTCCCGATAAGACACCTGGACACCGCAAGCCCTGGCCAGTTCTTTGAGCTTGTTATCTTGCCGGCCTTTTCTCAATAAGCTTCCCCCGTTTAACTGTCATGCCAGAATGATTATAACTGCTGGAAAGCTTGACTTGCCATCTGGTGGCACGGATAATGGAAAAAGAGCTGCCGATATCTTCCCTCGAGGTAATATATGGATAAGGTTCAATTAGCGTCCCGCCTGCCGGGACGCTTATCACGTCTAGCGGATCTCTCGGCCAACCTATGGTGGAGTTGGACCATTCAAGCTAGAGAGCTTTTTGAATCTATTGACGGACGGCTCTGGCGTTCGTCCGGGCACAACCCCGTACGGCTCCTCATCGAGGTTGAAACAAGGCGCCTCGAAAGCCTGGCGGTAGATGAAGAATTTCTCAACAAATTCGATTCGGTCATGAAACTCTACGATAGGCGTATGTCAGACGGAGACAACTGGTTGACAAAGACCTACCCGGGGATTTTCAACAATCCGGTGGCCTACTTTTCGATGGAGTTTGCCGTCCATAACTCCTTGCCTATGTACGCTGGAGGCCTGGGGGTACTCGCCGGCGATATTTGCAAAGAAGCATCGGATCTCGGCCTCCCGTTTGTAGGGGTGGGTTTCATGTACCCCGAGGGTTATTTCCATCAGCGAATCAGCGAAGACGGCTGGCAAATCGAACATTACCGGCAACTCGATTTCGATTTAGCACCGATCTCCAGGGTCACCCGGTCGGACGGTAGTCGTTTCCTGCTCAGTTTACTCGTTGGAAACAAGAACGTGTTTCTGACCGCCTGGGAGGTCAAGGTAGGTCGGGGGGTGTTGTACCTGCTTGATACTAATGTTCCGGAGAACGAACCGGGTGACCGGGAACTATCAGCCAGGCTCTACAGCGCCGGCAGAGAGATCCGCTTGCAACAGGAATACCTGCTCGGCATCGGCGGTGTAAGACTGTTGCGAACCCTCGGAATAACCCCGGTCGCCTGGCATTGTAATGAAGGCCATACTTCGTTCCTGCTGCTCGAATTATTGAGGGAACATTTGACCGCCGGAGACAATCTCGAATCCGCCATCGGTAAGGTACGTGATCAAGCGGTGTTTACCACCCACACTCCGGTCCCCGCGGGACATGACACCTTTGACCCTGCCCTGATCGATAGGTATTTTTGCTGTTATTGGGAAAGCCTCAAAATCGAACGGGACCAGTTTATGGCACTAGGCCAAGCCAGCAGAGAAGAGCACTTCAACATGACGGTTCTGGGTCTCAAACTGTCCCGCCGCGCCAACGCGGTCAGCCGTCTCCACGGTGAAGTGTCCCGGCGGATGTGGCGGCGGTTGTACGGTGCGACGCCCGAATCCGCGGTACCCATCGGCCATATAACCAATGGCATTCACGTTCCGACCTGGGAAACGCCACCGATGACCAAGGCGTTTGAGAAGTATATCGGTGAAGACTGGTATGAACATCGTCACGAGATTGGTTTTCGCGATTTGCTTAACAAAGTCCCGGACGAGGTTTTGTGGCAGGTGCACCAGTTCAGGAAACAGCGTCTCATTCATTTGATTACCGAACGCTCCAGGCAGGAATGGAGCAATGCCGAAGTATCCAGCCGTAGATTGGTTGCTCTTGGCGCCCTGATGGACCCGGACGTCCTGACCATAGGTTTCGTCAGGCGCTTTGTGGAGTACAAACGGCCGTCGCTCCTCTTCCGGGACGTCGAGAGGTTAAAAAAGATTGTCCGCAATTGGCAGCGGCCGGTACAGTTCATATTCGCCGGAAAATCCCACCCCGCCGATTTCATGGCCAAGGAATTGATCCACCGCGTATACACGCAAGCGACAGACCGGGAGTTCGAAGGCAGGGTGTGCTTTATTGAAGATTACGACCTGCACCTGGCCAGATACCTGGTTTCCGGAGTGGATGTTTGGCTCAACAATCCGC
This is a stretch of genomic DNA from Dehalogenimonas etheniformans. It encodes these proteins:
- a CDS encoding universal stress protein → MGYKKILIPLDGSESAELALPYSRKLADEQSTLVLFSVCPEDELRLCRLNSAYLGLQADVLRAAGYQAVSHTEPGNLAERIKDYVAKEAVDLIVVCRQGHSDLSKEEKVLQNLVTERCSLFLVKPGSGQPKLTKILLPLDGSIVSENAVPHVIRLAQITKAEVLLLSVNGYPEIPSDRPPAAKPSWEEYALILMKEVREQAREYLGRVAADCQKAGVTTKTTVVFGGIAESIVRVAEEHKADAIAMATHARTGIDRWVYGSVAAAVSSATTLPMLLVRETER
- a CDS encoding ribulose-phosphate 3-epimerase — its product is MSRQIRVVPALLTDDVSALNQMVKAISSAVQWAQVDIMDGQFVPSKSIGWQEIKAAKPKFDWEAHLMVKEPESYFSGFKSARARRIIFHFEAVTDPKVTIDTARKLDLDIGMALNPGTPVSAVAEYLPLLDSILIMSVIPGFYGSKFIPEVLDKVGEIRAIRPEIPIGIDGGIKESNILEVAASGVGDICVGSGIFLSADPAASWRHLQTLVDAVDA
- the rpiB gene encoding ribose 5-phosphate isomerase B, with translation MPNVVIAADHGGFALKQMLVPLLQGDGHKVIDLGAHEFLQDDDYPDYAEKVAREINSGNTRRGILICGSGAGACIAANKIPGIRASVCHDTYSARQAVEDDNMNVLCLGARVLGLSLALEISRAFLCASFRDEPRYRRRLEKIIEIERSALRNL
- the tkt gene encoding transketolase; this encodes MNNSSLDQLSINTIRFLSADMVQKAVSGHPGAPMGAAVMAYVLWQKYLKHNPSDPEWCDRDRFILSAGHASALLYSLLHLTGYDLSMDEIKQFRQWDSKTPGHPEHGLTPGVEATTGPLGQGFANGIGMAIAESWLAAQFNKPDGAIVDHRTYAICSDGDLMEGVSAEAASLAGTLKLGKIIYLYDDNNITIEGNTSNYFSEDVGARFRAYGWHVIGPINGMEINEVEAALAEAHAEIEKPKLIICRTVIGYGAPTKANSGAAHGEALGEAELAAAKKNLGWPYTESFFIPEEVRRNMSAVDAGKSRQAQWQSSFDAYRAVYPEEAAKFKSFIDGKLPEGWNEGIEAMFKSTDKPLATREASGKVMNVIGKKVENLIGGSGDLAPSTKTVLDFDTLFGAENRSGRNLQFGVREHAMGAISNGIALHGGIIPYAATFLAFYDYMRPSVRLAALQELRVIFIYTHDSIGLGEDGPTHQPVEQALGLRSVPNLVTLRPADAAETAVSWEMAIERHNGPTALVLTRQKLPPIDRSGMSNASLTRRGGYILWQADAKPTVIIIGTGSEVHPALEAGKKLKEMGISSRVVSLPSWEVFEAQSEEYKLEVLPPQTWRRVTIEAGRSIGWERYAGCRGVIIGLDHYGASAPGNVVMEQMGFTAADVVEAALKLSGQSDA
- a CDS encoding LOG family protein, coding for METKSCAVTLDAHKYPFPVMTVGIMGSAGGFIAEEIKAKLRELGRCIARRGYVLITGAAPGMPHETVLGAFESDGIVVGVSPALNLEEHVTKYLSPTRGYRAIVFTGSGLMGREIENIRSCDVVIFAGGRSGTLGEFSIAFDEGKIIGILKGTGGITDHLSDIIRMINKNTGAIVTYDTDPENLLTKLEDLYKETLLPQYTRLMELHNPDGTPNPD
- a CDS encoding HD domain-containing phosphohydrolase, with translation MESTKAKETVLVVDDEPIVRRLLHQKLAIEGYACLEAGSADEALDVLKRNADIALIVSDMKMPGRTGMELLGDVKNLYPDTAMIIATAVTETATAIECMKQGAYDYLTKPFKLDEVLFSIWRALDKRRLQLENREYRHDLETKVEYQAQKIRSSFFNAITSLAYALDAKDGYTAGHSERVSEIAVGIGIELELPQAEMERLRLAGKVHDIGKIGIDSTILHKPGALDPEERAEMERHPAVGERILQPVVEDEAVLAMVRNHHERWDGQGYPDRLVGEGIPLGARILALADTFDAMTSARPYRTAMTVDFATCEIERCAGSQFDPAVVNAFKKARQVITEAVKLTE
- a CDS encoding response regulator, with amino-acid sequence MEQPLILENQNPAIKVLVVEDEPAIAQVCLRVLTPRGFHVALAADGKEAIRQLSVEKFNLCLIDVRTPNMNGEQLYSWILEHDSPLSKGVIFTTGDVASGETARFLAGTGRITLPKPFAPAELLEKIQKAVAGL
- a CDS encoding DUF3536 domain-containing protein is translated as MVDSPARYLCVHGHFYQPPRENPWLEAVETEKSAAPYHDWNERVTDECYAVNLAARILDGSNQIVSIVNNYSRFSFNFGPTLLTWLEANHPEVYTAITDSDRENAPEYSGHGSALAQAYNHIIMPLASRPDKETQVIWGVSDFRRRFGRQPEGMWLPETAVDLETLDIMSSHGIKFTVLAPHQASRVKDPRGSWHPARGVIDTNQPYICRMPSGRSMSIFFYHPELSKGVAFGSLLQNGDLLANRILEAYGKGSVPALITIATDGETYGHHRRFGEMALAYAFDKLSGLGIKITNMAEYLENHPPAAEVEIIENSSWSCEHGVERWRSGCCCSTGFHPDWNQHWREPLRKAMDLLRDSLNPMFEKDAGQFLADPWAARNAYQEVIADRNPGVVDAFLKQYSLKELSSSEKVRVLRLMELQRHLMAIYTSCGWFFDDIGGLESILVMKQAGRVLQLANQLFSKTPEKKFLNILETAQSNDRSIGSGWDIFEREVRPLICDLKDAAANVAISTLFKGSLSEPGLYTFSATINDLKQFGDDRQRISSGDIEISSTVTLETQRFIFGAMLWGDHQVAVGLEPYKSPEVYADLLSELKSFAVPTDCAGCREFLDNRFGGHIFDLRHLFGDERTIIVDGIIAGTLKEAETAYRTIYSRHRETMRFLHSLGQTAPPQFITSAEFVLRMDLKNALQADVPDLETIEALLNEMKLWGISPERETVSYYLSGQLENILLALIDAPDDPEEMTRAIGLLELFNDFVLFPNLWRVQNLYFAIFQNIYIGRKDKPAFKDWLTSFGTLGRLLQIKID